One Natronomonas moolapensis 8.8.11 genomic region harbors:
- a CDS encoding beta strand repeat-containing protein, producing MRATLNREQIGSIFFSLLLITSVFAGVVVMSEPAQAAETTSQLDFSSIYDADVVYGSDESGDFDGGGGALVSSTVASNNGNPGSDGVPDDGVISADPGLHPRFELADFHDSSGNNAWQELSTGSRTASVTNGEYNNVHVVASAGGAGTGSPAKFELILHYDDGTTDACEFTVNDWFGSVPSDGYAVRDGMDRWDSDSYDDANKAGIWGFAVSADSSKTLTNVEIDVTENQAGSFVFLGGAATTKSSSETNSAPTADATVGDTSIVEGQSVSFDGSRSSDPDGDSLSYSWSFRDGGSSTATSPSYTFPDAGGGAGGSATYTPSLTVNDGNGGSDSDSTASITVYNDFDGDGRADDDSATGVSTDSDDDDDGIDDSSDPAPYNVYPEAPDGTESTDEDSTLTGDLAQLANDGYKSYDSNTDSIIIEKVDGESFSTESTVTFSSGATVTVKSDGTWTYDPNGQYENLDSGDSKTDSFTYTVTDDEHEGTAAATDQGTVSITINGVNDAPTAPTDDDSTTNEVSEDDTAGTAVGITASSTDVDDGDTVSYGLTDDANGAYKIDSSTGEVTIDDPAEVDHEAANSNTITVEASDETDAVTTDFDITVTDVDETPDFINGGPSSVAEDATNGTAVHDVDTSVDTSASNSPDVGVSYTITSGNSDGAYEIDSSTGQITVADTTQLDHEVSSSRSVTVEASEESKNQSQDITLNVNDADETPTFTTSGSDSIPENTTNGTAVHDVGANVGGDSDEGVSYTFTDGNGDGAYTIDSVTGEITVADETQLDHEVSGSRTLTVEASEGSATNTQSVDIDVTDINETAIFTSSTSNDVDENKTNGATVHDVNADVDAHGAQASDTGITYAITSGNVYNAFAIDSSTGQVTVDNASAVETELRTNQNITFTVEATEGQQTQTQTITVDINQVDEVPVFTSGTSASVREDALNDFVAQDVQANVGGDPDEDVTYQITGGNSAGLFEIERASGKLKIDSFQDAIELDHENITSVTLTVKASENTVSTTQKVTIDVADIDERPKLGVPPAPAVTESASSNTQFHDVDAYVDEADRTFDVGVNYTIVGGNTDSAFAINNSTGELTVDNASAVETEIRSDLTITVEAAEGDESDTQDITVDISQVDEVPEFTSGTTASVSEDATNGTAVTDVEADVGGAADEDVSYAITSGSNDNAYTIDSSSGQITLTNATAIDHEASDTWSITVEASEGTETNTQTLDIDVTDVDERPSFTSDTTATASESATVGTDVLDVNATVGGDDDEGVNYAITAGNDDVAGNGGEAFAIDSSGQINISDTEDIDESEQSSFSLTVEASEGTTTNTQTVTITVTDDVAPIFKPDSSTPADDATDHAPSNDIQLEFDEDVALDSGNIEIVDDSEGSSTQTLNVADSAVSASGSTVTVSPSSTLEPETSYHVKVDSDAIEDGFGNSYDGVSDDTTYNFTTANTAASFTSPSPASVSVDEDGSVNLTTVLEVRDVSASDDLTWTVTSAPSNGSLAGVDGNTNADLKGNNSPHTLSTSPTYTPDPEFNDGGTPDDSFEVKVTDNNPGTSDTIPVEVTVVTLNDAPSIEVGSDQTVMNNTTQQTVSNVATNFDPGGGSDESTQRISDFLITNDNNGLFASQPEINNDGTLTFTPADGVQGTATVEVQVIDDGGTTNGGTDTSAPSRFNITVDNRGPTITDLSVNNPSGQNVNVSFESDESLSTISVSISDAESATLDEVNFSETDTGDGTYTYEATYSGSTDGSYNVSLDTIEDTAGNSGETDESDSVDVSTGGGGGGGGGGGGIGGIGGIVGISGDDDEEDGGNPDDRGGDPDSAGAGGEDGDNLGDDGDSGDGGVEDGGDETSGPREPSGETSGDEEWVEPSEFHAVDIVDVQLVTAPANSVNATSIVTLDNPSTDDQRTDVRFVIDGEVVEERDVVVPGTERVNVTHSEILEEPGTHESASNIATRADDGGTVRTYDFEIGSVELDEDGTELASSSAVPPSGPDDADTGEAANARGTLLFALLGLVALVAVILGALYWRRSD from the coding sequence ATGAGAGCGACACTGAACAGGGAGCAAATTGGGTCTATCTTCTTCTCCCTGCTATTGATCACGTCGGTATTTGCGGGTGTAGTTGTGATGTCGGAACCGGCTCAGGCGGCGGAGACGACGTCACAGTTGGACTTCTCTAGTATTTACGACGCCGACGTTGTCTACGGCTCGGACGAATCTGGGGATTTCGACGGTGGTGGAGGTGCACTCGTGTCGTCTACGGTGGCTAGTAACAACGGCAATCCGGGAAGTGACGGTGTTCCGGACGATGGTGTAATCTCCGCAGATCCGGGGCTTCACCCGAGGTTTGAGCTCGCAGACTTTCACGACAGCAGCGGTAACAACGCTTGGCAGGAGCTTTCTACAGGTTCGAGAACGGCAAGTGTTACCAACGGCGAGTACAATAATGTCCACGTCGTCGCATCGGCTGGAGGCGCAGGAACGGGAAGCCCGGCCAAATTCGAACTGATATTGCACTATGATGATGGGACGACCGACGCGTGTGAGTTTACCGTCAACGACTGGTTCGGATCTGTGCCCAGCGACGGCTACGCAGTTAGAGATGGTATGGACAGGTGGGATAGCGATTCATACGATGACGCAAACAAAGCAGGAATCTGGGGCTTCGCAGTAAGTGCCGATTCGAGCAAGACACTGACAAACGTTGAAATCGACGTGACGGAAAATCAGGCTGGGTCGTTCGTATTCCTCGGCGGCGCGGCAACGACCAAGTCGAGCAGTGAGACAAATAGCGCACCGACAGCCGACGCGACTGTCGGGGATACGTCCATCGTCGAGGGGCAGAGTGTCAGCTTCGATGGTAGTAGATCCAGCGACCCGGACGGAGACTCACTTAGCTACAGTTGGTCGTTCAGGGACGGTGGTTCGTCGACCGCCACCAGCCCCAGTTACACGTTCCCGGATGCAGGCGGGGGAGCCGGCGGAAGCGCGACGTACACACCGTCACTGACGGTGAACGACGGGAACGGTGGCTCGGACTCGGATTCGACGGCATCTATCACAGTCTATAACGACTTCGACGGTGACGGGCGGGCAGACGATGACAGTGCAACTGGCGTGAGCACCGACAGCGACGACGACGACGACGGAATAGATGACTCGAGCGACCCGGCCCCGTACAACGTGTATCCGGAAGCGCCGGACGGGACCGAGTCCACAGACGAGGACAGTACCCTCACCGGCGACCTAGCCCAACTCGCTAATGACGGGTACAAAAGCTACGACTCCAACACCGATTCGATCATTATCGAGAAGGTCGATGGGGAGAGTTTCTCTACGGAGAGCACGGTGACGTTCAGCTCTGGAGCAACAGTCACCGTCAAGAGTGACGGAACGTGGACGTACGATCCCAACGGACAGTACGAGAATCTCGATAGCGGCGACTCGAAGACAGACAGTTTCACCTACACCGTTACCGACGACGAACATGAGGGCACCGCAGCGGCGACTGACCAGGGAACAGTTTCTATAACTATTAATGGCGTCAACGATGCGCCCACTGCGCCCACCGACGACGATAGCACGACAAACGAGGTATCCGAAGACGACACGGCTGGCACGGCAGTCGGAATCACCGCCTCGAGTACGGACGTCGACGACGGTGACACTGTCTCGTACGGATTGACGGACGATGCCAACGGCGCGTACAAGATCGATTCCTCGACTGGGGAAGTGACTATCGACGACCCCGCGGAAGTCGACCACGAGGCTGCAAACAGTAACACCATCACCGTGGAAGCCTCGGACGAGACAGATGCCGTCACAACGGATTTCGATATCACCGTCACCGACGTCGATGAGACGCCTGACTTCATCAACGGCGGCCCCAGCAGCGTGGCTGAAGACGCAACTAACGGGACTGCTGTCCACGATGTCGACACATCTGTCGACACCAGTGCCAGCAACAGCCCGGATGTCGGCGTCAGCTACACCATAACCAGCGGTAACAGTGACGGCGCCTACGAAATCGACAGTTCCACCGGACAGATAACCGTCGCCGATACCACACAACTCGACCACGAAGTCTCCAGCAGTCGGAGTGTCACCGTTGAGGCCAGCGAGGAATCGAAGAATCAAAGCCAAGACATCACGCTGAACGTCAACGACGCCGACGAAACGCCCACCTTCACCACCAGCGGTTCCGACAGCATTCCTGAAAACACTACCAATGGTACCGCAGTTCACGACGTCGGGGCAAACGTCGGCGGCGACTCCGACGAAGGTGTCAGCTACACGTTCACCGACGGCAACGGCGACGGTGCCTACACTATCGACAGTGTGACGGGCGAGATAACCGTCGCTGATGAAACCCAACTTGACCACGAGGTCTCCGGCAGTCGCACTCTCACCGTTGAGGCCAGTGAGGGAAGCGCGACAAACACACAGTCCGTCGACATCGACGTCACCGATATCAATGAGACGGCCATCTTCACTTCTTCGACGAGTAACGATGTCGACGAGAACAAGACAAACGGCGCGACGGTTCACGATGTCAATGCGGATGTCGACGCGCACGGGGCTCAAGCAAGCGACACTGGAATTACCTACGCGATTACCAGCGGCAACGTTTATAACGCCTTCGCCATCGACAGTTCGACCGGCCAGGTGACTGTCGATAACGCCTCCGCCGTCGAGACTGAACTCCGCACGAATCAAAATATTACGTTCACTGTCGAGGCTACCGAGGGCCAACAGACCCAGACACAGACCATCACGGTTGACATCAACCAGGTCGACGAGGTGCCAGTGTTCACCTCTGGAACCAGTGCCAGCGTCCGCGAAGACGCGCTCAACGATTTCGTCGCACAGGACGTACAGGCGAACGTTGGAGGCGATCCCGATGAAGATGTCACCTATCAGATCACCGGCGGCAACAGTGCAGGACTGTTCGAAATTGAGCGTGCAAGCGGCAAACTGAAAATAGACTCATTCCAAGATGCTATTGAACTTGACCACGAAAATATCACGAGCGTTACACTCACTGTCAAAGCCAGTGAAAACACTGTGAGCACTACGCAGAAGGTCACAATTGATGTGGCTGACATCGACGAGAGACCGAAGCTCGGTGTCCCACCAGCACCCGCTGTCACGGAGAGTGCTTCCAGCAACACGCAGTTTCATGATGTCGATGCCTATGTCGACGAGGCAGACCGTACGTTTGATGTGGGCGTGAACTATACCATCGTTGGCGGGAATACCGATAGCGCGTTTGCGATAAACAATTCAACCGGGGAGCTGACCGTCGACAACGCTTCCGCTGTCGAAACCGAAATTCGTTCTGATTTGACGATTACCGTCGAAGCGGCCGAAGGGGATGAGTCTGACACCCAAGACATCACCGTGGATATTAGTCAGGTCGACGAAGTGCCCGAATTTACCTCCGGCACGACTGCTTCCGTCTCCGAAGACGCCACCAACGGCACTGCTGTCACCGATGTGGAGGCCGACGTTGGCGGTGCCGCCGACGAGGATGTCAGCTATGCGATCACCAGCGGCAGCAACGACAACGCATACACTATCGACAGCAGTTCCGGTCAGATCACACTCACTAACGCCACTGCAATCGATCACGAGGCCTCGGACACTTGGAGCATCACCGTCGAAGCCAGCGAGGGGACTGAGACGAACACACAGACCCTCGATATCGACGTCACTGACGTCGACGAACGCCCGTCGTTTACTTCTGACACCACGGCAACTGCCTCCGAGTCAGCCACTGTTGGTACGGACGTGCTTGATGTCAACGCCACTGTCGGAGGAGACGATGATGAGGGTGTCAACTACGCGATTACTGCAGGTAACGACGACGTGGCAGGCAACGGTGGTGAGGCCTTCGCCATCGACAGTTCCGGCCAGATCAACATAAGTGATACAGAGGACATCGACGAGTCTGAGCAAAGTAGTTTCTCGCTGACAGTCGAGGCCAGCGAGGGGACCACGACGAACACCCAGACAGTTACGATCACCGTCACCGACGACGTAGCGCCAATCTTCAAGCCCGATTCGAGTACACCCGCAGACGATGCGACGGACCACGCCCCCAGCAACGATATCCAACTCGAGTTCGACGAGGACGTGGCACTCGACAGCGGGAATATCGAAATCGTCGACGACAGTGAGGGGTCCAGTACACAGACGCTCAACGTCGCCGACAGTGCAGTGTCCGCCTCGGGTAGTACCGTCACTGTCTCACCGTCGAGTACCCTCGAACCGGAGACGAGCTATCATGTCAAGGTGGACAGTGATGCCATCGAGGACGGCTTCGGGAACAGTTACGACGGGGTTTCCGACGACACCACGTATAACTTCACGACTGCAAACACAGCAGCCTCGTTCACCAGCCCCAGTCCGGCGTCGGTGTCGGTCGACGAAGACGGCAGCGTGAACCTCACAACTGTGCTCGAAGTGCGGGACGTCTCCGCCAGCGACGACCTGACTTGGACGGTCACGAGTGCGCCCAGCAACGGTAGCCTCGCCGGAGTTGACGGCAACACAAACGCCGATCTGAAAGGGAATAACAGCCCGCATACACTCTCGACCTCGCCCACCTACACGCCTGACCCCGAGTTCAACGACGGCGGAACTCCCGACGACAGCTTTGAGGTGAAAGTTACGGACAACAACCCCGGCACAAGCGACACTATACCCGTCGAAGTGACAGTCGTCACTCTCAACGACGCGCCCTCGATCGAGGTCGGCAGCGACCAGACCGTCATGAACAATACTACTCAACAGACAGTCTCGAACGTCGCCACCAATTTCGACCCGGGCGGCGGCAGCGACGAGAGCACTCAACGTATCAGCGACTTTTTGATCACCAACGACAACAACGGCCTGTTTGCCAGCCAGCCTGAGATCAACAACGACGGGACTCTCACCTTCACGCCAGCAGACGGCGTACAGGGAACGGCGACGGTTGAGGTGCAGGTGATAGACGACGGGGGAACGACAAATGGCGGAACCGATACGTCGGCCCCCAGTCGGTTCAATATCACCGTCGACAACAGAGGGCCGACGATCACCGACCTCAGTGTGAACAACCCATCCGGCCAGAATGTGAACGTTTCCTTTGAGAGCGACGAATCGCTGTCGACGATCAGTGTCTCAATCAGTGATGCCGAATCCGCAACACTCGACGAGGTTAATTTCAGCGAGACTGACACCGGCGACGGCACCTACACCTACGAGGCTACTTACAGTGGTTCTACCGACGGCAGCTACAATGTCTCGCTCGACACTATCGAAGACACTGCCGGGAACTCCGGTGAAACCGACGAGTCCGATAGCGTCGACGTTTCGACTGGCGGTGGCGGCGGTGGCGGCGGTGGCGGCGGTGGCATCGGTGGCATCGGTGGCATCGTTGGCATCAGTGGCGATGACGACGAGGAAGACGGAGGCAACCCCGATGATCGCGGTGGCGACCCAGATAGCGCCGGTGCCGGTGGGGAAGATGGGGACAATCTCGGTGACGACGGGGACAGCGGCGATGGCGGGGTGGAAGACGGTGGCGATGAGACCAGTGGCCCACGGGAGCCGAGCGGTGAAACGAGTGGGGACGAAGAGTGGGTCGAACCTTCCGAGTTTCACGCAGTCGATATCGTGGACGTGCAGCTAGTAACCGCCCCCGCAAACAGCGTGAACGCGACGAGCATCGTCACGCTGGACAATCCATCCACGGACGACCAGCGGACCGACGTCCGGTTCGTCATCGACGGTGAGGTCGTCGAAGAACGCGACGTCGTGGTTCCGGGCACAGAACGGGTGAACGTGACCCACAGCGAGATCCTCGAGGAGCCCGGCACCCACGAGTCGGCCTCGAATATCGCCACGAGGGCGGACGACGGTGGAACTGTCCGCACATACGACTTCGAGATCGGATCCGTCGAACTCGACGAGGACGGAACCGAACTCGCCAGTTCGAGTGCTGTCCCACCGTCCGGTCCTGACGACGCGGACACTGGTGAAGCTGCGAACGCACGGGGAACTCTGTTGTTCGCCCTGCTCGGATTGGTGGCTCTGGTCGCTGTCATACTGGGGGCACTCTACTGGCGTCGCTCCGACTAG
- a CDS encoding helix-turn-helix domain-containing protein, with product MAKYSTGGVGGDSGGACELCGAEGRSLETATVAGARLEVCSECVEHGESDSHADDDRTRERRRKAAQNAAKLDDARSVETDWEAGTDYEDDPLPYLVRGYGDRVEEARQAAGLQTDELAADAEIDEDDLVAIEQGRAARANVGGAAIESLEACLGIELAE from the coding sequence ATGGCGAAGTACTCCACCGGCGGCGTCGGGGGCGACTCCGGCGGTGCCTGTGAACTCTGTGGAGCGGAGGGGCGATCCCTCGAGACCGCGACGGTCGCGGGGGCGCGACTCGAGGTCTGCAGCGAGTGTGTCGAACACGGCGAGTCGGATTCGCACGCGGACGACGATCGGACGCGCGAACGCCGTCGGAAGGCCGCACAGAACGCCGCCAAACTCGACGACGCCCGGTCTGTCGAGACGGACTGGGAGGCGGGCACGGACTACGAAGACGACCCGCTTCCGTACCTCGTTCGCGGCTATGGCGACCGCGTCGAGGAGGCCCGGCAGGCGGCGGGGCTGCAGACTGACGAACTCGCGGCCGACGCCGAGATCGACGAGGACGACCTCGTCGCGATCGAACAGGGGCGGGCCGCGCGCGCGAACGTCGGCGGGGCCGCCATCGAGTCGCTCGAGGCGTGTCTCGGAATCGAACTCGCCGAGTGA
- a CDS encoding DUF5822 domain-containing protein, whose protein sequence is MRPVETTDPEGIDYGWVMQTTFVLTIVVGAPAVALSSLPFELATWGQRANFAVRAGAVAWLCIAVLVYLYAWRRASAETDE, encoded by the coding sequence ATGCGCCCCGTCGAGACGACCGATCCGGAGGGCATCGACTACGGGTGGGTCATGCAGACGACGTTCGTGTTGACGATTGTCGTCGGCGCGCCCGCCGTTGCGCTCTCGTCGCTTCCCTTCGAGTTGGCGACGTGGGGCCAGCGCGCGAACTTCGCGGTCCGGGCCGGCGCGGTCGCGTGGCTCTGTATCGCCGTTTTGGTGTACCTCTACGCGTGGCGGCGAGCATCCGCCGAGACGGACGAGTAG
- the panB gene encoding 3-methyl-2-oxobutanoate hydroxymethyltransferase has product MRAKDIRAKAGEEPITMLTAYDAPTARLIDEAGVDIALVGDSVGNTRLGYDSTLPVTVDEVASLTAAVARATEDALVVSDMPFLSFGADADDAIENCGRMLKEANADAVKLECGPHTVELTRRLTEIGVPVQAHLGLTPQRENETGLYRQGTEEESARNLLDLARQHEAAGAFSLVLEHIPANLAESVTEALSIPTIGIGAGPDCDGQVLVVDEVIGLSERTAPFSKRFGDVRGEMKGAIDDYVDAVESGAFPAEEHSHHEDGLDDIY; this is encoded by the coding sequence ATGCGAGCGAAGGACATCCGCGCGAAGGCCGGCGAGGAGCCGATCACGATGCTCACCGCCTACGACGCACCGACGGCCCGGTTGATCGACGAGGCCGGCGTCGACATCGCGCTCGTCGGGGACTCGGTCGGCAACACGCGGCTCGGGTACGACTCGACACTGCCGGTCACCGTCGACGAGGTGGCGAGCCTCACCGCGGCCGTCGCCCGCGCGACCGAGGACGCCCTCGTCGTCTCGGACATGCCGTTTCTCTCCTTTGGGGCCGATGCCGACGATGCGATCGAGAACTGCGGCCGGATGCTGAAGGAGGCGAACGCGGACGCAGTCAAACTCGAGTGCGGGCCCCACACGGTCGAGTTGACGCGTCGGCTCACGGAGATCGGCGTTCCGGTGCAGGCCCACCTCGGGTTGACGCCGCAACGGGAGAACGAAACCGGCCTCTACCGGCAGGGCACCGAGGAGGAATCCGCCCGAAACCTCCTCGATCTCGCCCGCCAACACGAGGCGGCGGGGGCGTTCTCGCTCGTCTTGGAACACATCCCGGCGAACCTCGCCGAGTCAGTCACCGAGGCGCTGTCGATCCCCACGATCGGGATCGGCGCCGGTCCCGACTGTGACGGCCAGGTGCTCGTCGTCGACGAGGTGATCGGCCTCTCTGAGCGGACCGCGCCGTTCTCGAAGCGGTTCGGCGACGTTCGCGGCGAAATGAAGGGGGCGATCGACGACTACGTCGACGCCGTCGAGTCCGGGGCGTTCCCCGCCGAGGAACACAGCCACCACGAGGACGGCCTCGACGACATATACTGA
- a CDS encoding ABC transporter ATP-binding protein, which yields MAERVSAGERAGTGAAPTDDGTHDDEAGGDTADDGRRRRRADTDESAPRPDAPALAVDDISKSFGDGDDAVVAVDDVSFAVDRGSVVGLLGPNGAGKTTLIKSILGTVVPDSGTVRLFGVDAASDRRAAYADIDAMLEGARNDYWRLTVRENLRYFATIGGVDPDSVAARHDRLLDRLGLAEKADTPVRELSRGMKQKVSLASVLAGGAKLVFLDEPTLGLDVESSRTLRRELRRLADEDDLTVVLSSHDMDVVEAVCDRVIVVADGRILADDAVAALVSRASADVVEVASPDFEERTLVALDERFEVQSVTPAETGGRTRIEVAADGDELYALMDHLREAGVRIDDVRTRRPDLEDVFVDMTEPETERHEATAAVERQR from the coding sequence ATGGCAGAACGCGTGTCGGCCGGCGAGCGGGCGGGCACCGGGGCCGCTCCAACCGACGACGGAACCCACGACGACGAAGCGGGCGGCGACACAGCAGACGACGGACGAAGGCGTCGGCGAGCGGACACCGACGAGAGCGCGCCCCGTCCAGACGCTCCTGCCCTCGCTGTCGACGACATCTCGAAGTCCTTCGGGGACGGCGACGATGCCGTCGTCGCCGTCGACGACGTGAGCTTCGCCGTCGATCGCGGTTCGGTCGTCGGACTGCTCGGTCCTAACGGCGCCGGCAAGACGACGCTGATAAAATCGATCCTCGGGACGGTCGTCCCCGACTCGGGGACGGTGCGGCTGTTCGGGGTCGACGCGGCATCGGATCGGCGGGCGGCGTACGCCGACATCGACGCGATGCTCGAGGGGGCCAGAAACGACTACTGGCGGCTCACAGTGCGGGAGAATCTCCGTTACTTCGCGACGATCGGCGGCGTCGACCCCGACTCTGTCGCCGCCCGTCACGACCGGCTTCTCGACCGACTCGGCCTCGCCGAAAAGGCGGACACACCCGTCCGGGAGCTTTCGCGGGGGATGAAACAGAAAGTCTCGCTGGCGAGCGTCCTCGCCGGCGGGGCGAAGCTCGTGTTCCTCGACGAGCCGACGCTCGGGTTGGACGTCGAGAGTTCGCGGACCCTCCGGCGAGAACTCCGTAGGCTGGCCGACGAGGACGACCTCACCGTGGTGCTCAGCAGCCACGACATGGACGTCGTTGAGGCTGTCTGTGATCGGGTGATCGTCGTGGCCGACGGCCGAATACTGGCGGACGACGCCGTAGCCGCCCTCGTCTCCCGCGCGAGCGCCGACGTCGTCGAGGTCGCAAGCCCGGACTTCGAGGAGCGCACCCTCGTGGCGCTCGACGAGCGCTTCGAGGTTCAGTCCGTCACGCCGGCCGAGACCGGGGGGCGGACCCGGATCGAGGTGGCGGCCGACGGGGATGAACTGTACGCGTTGATGGACCACCTCCGCGAGGCCGGCGTCAGGATCGACGACGTCCGAACGCGTCGCCCCGACCTGGAGGACGTGTTCGTCGATATGACGGAACCCGAAACGGAACGACACGAAGCGACCGCCGCGGTGGAACGACAGCGGTGA
- a CDS encoding ABC transporter permease: MSPPDSDRHTDRRTDGAPGGTALRETPRRATYYHLVRAVLYRELLIFVRYPANAVGGVVVSVFFFALLFYGGRLLAGEALADSIEGIVVGYFLWTLSVGAYSSVSNDIASEVQWGTLERHVTTPFGFAPVALLKGVAKVVRTFLLSTVILAVMLLVTGTTLSLDPITIVAVAGLSITSVLGLGFAAGGVTVLYKRIGNWLNLLQFGFVVLVSAPVFDAPWTRVLPLAHGSALLQRAMVDGVRLWEFAPFDLGLLVAVSVGYLALGYLVFQYATRRARRLGVLGDY, translated from the coding sequence GTGAGCCCTCCCGATTCCGACCGCCACACCGACCGGCGGACCGACGGGGCGCCCGGCGGGACGGCCCTCCGAGAGACGCCGCGCCGTGCGACGTACTACCACCTGGTGCGGGCCGTCCTGTATCGCGAACTCCTGATCTTCGTCCGGTACCCGGCTAACGCCGTCGGCGGCGTCGTCGTCTCGGTGTTCTTTTTCGCGCTGCTTTTTTACGGTGGCCGGCTGCTGGCCGGGGAGGCACTCGCCGACTCGATCGAGGGCATCGTCGTCGGCTACTTTCTCTGGACGCTGTCCGTCGGGGCCTACTCCTCGGTTTCAAACGATATCGCAAGCGAGGTTCAGTGGGGAACCCTAGAGCGACACGTCACCACCCCGTTCGGCTTCGCGCCGGTCGCGCTGTTGAAAGGCGTCGCGAAGGTCGTTCGAACGTTCCTGCTTTCGACTGTCATCCTCGCCGTGATGTTGCTCGTGACCGGAACGACGCTGAGTCTCGATCCGATCACTATCGTCGCCGTCGCCGGGCTCTCGATCACGTCGGTTCTCGGCCTCGGGTTCGCGGCCGGCGGCGTCACGGTCCTGTATAAACGAATCGGCAACTGGCTCAACCTGCTGCAGTTCGGCTTCGTCGTCCTCGTCTCCGCCCCGGTGTTCGACGCCCCGTGGACCCGGGTCCTACCGCTGGCCCACGGGAGCGCGCTGCTTCAGCGGGCGATGGTCGACGGCGTCCGGCTCTGGGAGTTCGCTCCCTTCGACCTCGGGTTGCTCGTCGCCGTCTCGGTCGGCTACCTCGCCCTCGGCTACCTTGTCTTCCAGTACGCGACCCGGCGGGCGCGGCGGCTCGGGGTGCTCGGAGACTACTGA
- a CDS encoding CBS domain-containing protein, producing the protein MTQQDDGVEELMSSPVETVSEGTTMADAARRLSEKSIGSLVVGDDRLLGIVTESDVVAAVGQGLSPETPVGELMSDPVVTVRRSESVRTAAERMGHNGVKKLPVVDGGQAVGIITTTDLALHLPDYQVNMAHQAEADIVDGEWE; encoded by the coding sequence ATGACCCAACAGGACGATGGTGTCGAGGAACTGATGTCGTCGCCGGTCGAAACCGTGTCGGAAGGAACCACGATGGCCGACGCCGCACGGAGACTGAGCGAGAAGAGCATCGGGTCGCTCGTCGTCGGCGACGACCGACTCCTCGGAATCGTCACCGAGTCCGACGTGGTCGCCGCGGTCGGCCAGGGGCTCAGCCCCGAAACGCCGGTCGGCGAGTTGATGTCCGATCCCGTCGTCACGGTTCGCCGGAGCGAATCCGTCCGAACCGCGGCCGAGCGGATGGGTCACAACGGCGTCAAGAAACTCCCCGTCGTCGACGGTGGCCAGGCTGTCGGGATCATCACGACGACCGACCTCGCGCTCCACCTCCCGGATTATCAGGTGAACATGGCCCATCAGGCCGAGGCCGACATCGTCGACGGCGAGTGGGAGTAA
- a CDS encoding DUF7576 family protein — translation MVDPTSDLGEDVTEDTAPRCAVCSEPIVNEPTHQVLTRVKEGSVSTVHFCTSACRSEWSE, via the coding sequence ATGGTCGACCCGACATCGGATCTCGGCGAGGACGTAACGGAAGACACGGCGCCGCGCTGTGCGGTGTGCTCGGAGCCGATCGTGAACGAACCCACCCACCAGGTCCTCACGCGCGTCAAGGAAGGATCGGTCTCGACAGTGCACTTTTGTACGTCGGCGTGCCGGTCGGAGTGGAGCGAGTGA